One Phoenix dactylifera cultivar Barhee BC4 chromosome 8, palm_55x_up_171113_PBpolish2nd_filt_p, whole genome shotgun sequence genomic window carries:
- the LOC120111728 gene encoding BURP domain-containing protein 3-like, protein MKPKLTEVTLNLLQLVAASVGHATLPAEIYWKKVLPNTPMPKVIKAQLHPVFTDIKGGRPRVNRPYYPLYYSVASEIQFPSDPALFFLKKDLHPGSEMNPGLSFVSTISGAAFLSRAEVDTIPFSSDKLSEILHRLNVLPGSELAKEVNKTLSDCEAAASEGEHKFCATSLESMVDFATSKLETHDLQVSATTVRGNQETAPKQRYKVAPSGVQKAPGAKLVACHPEAYPHAVYYCHLTRATKAFVVTLVGEDGTTVEAVAACHSDTSKWRSVFFKVLGVKPGTPICHFLPQDHLVWSPVH, encoded by the exons ATGAAACCGAAGCTAACAGAAGTTACTCTGAATTTGTTGCAGCTCGTTGCGGCATCAGTTGGCCATGCAACTTTGCCTGCTGAGATTTACTGGAAGAAAGTTTTGCCCAATACTCCGATGCCAAAGGTCATCAAGGCACAGCTACATCCAG TATTTACAGACAtaaagggaggccgcccgagggTCAACCGGCCATACTATCCTTTATATTACTCCGTCGCCTCGGAGATTCAGTTCCCCAGCGACCCCGCGCTCTTCTTCCTGAAGAAGGACTTGCATCccggttctgagatgaatccgGGCCTAAGCTTCGTCAGCACCATCTCCGGCGCCGCCTTCCTTTCTCGTGCTGAAGTCGACACCATACCTTTCTCCTCCGACAAGCTTTCTGAGATACTACACCGCCTGAATGTTCTTCCCGGTTCCGAGTTAGCCAAGGAAGTAAACAAAACGCTCAGCGACTGCGAGGCGGCTGCCTCGGAGGGAGAGCACAAGTTCTGCGCCACCTCGCTGGAATCTATGGTCGACTTTGCGACCTCCAAGCTAGAGACGCATGACCTCCAGGTCTCGGCGACCACGGTGCGTGGAAACCAGGAGACTGCACCGAAGCAAAGGTATAAAGTTGCACCCTCGGGCGTGCAAAAGGCTCCGGGCGCCAAGTTGGTGGCCTGCCACCCCGAGGCCTACCCACACGCCGTGTACTATTGCCACTTGACCCGGGCTACCAAAGCCTTTGTCGTCACGCTGGTAGGGGAGGACGGGACGACCGTGGAGGCGGTGGCCGCATGCCACAGTGACACATCCAAATGGAGGTCCGTGTTCTTCAAGGTGCTTGGCGTGAAGCCTGGAACTCCCATCTGCCACTTCCTTCCACAAGACCACCTCGTCTGGAGTCCCGTTCACTAG
- the LOC103710926 gene encoding BURP domain-containing protein 3-like, translated as MAFTDIKGGHPRVNLRYYPLYYSVASEIQFPSDPALFFLEKDLHPGQSFINTIFGAAFLSRAEVDTVPFSSDKLSEILHRLNVLPGSDLAKEVKKKLSDCEAAASEGEHKFCATSLESMVDFAVSKLETHDLQATGFELIRCPHEAFPYAVYYCDLTRATKAFVVTLVGEDGTTAEAVAACHCHTFGWRSVFFKVLGVKPGTPICHFHKTTSSGDRFTTLRCTTS; from the exons ATGGCATTTACAGACATAAAGGGAGGCCACCCGAGGGTCAACCTGCGATACTATCCTTTATATTACTCCGTCGCCTCGGAGATTCAGTTCCCCAGCGACCCTGCACTCTTCTTCCTGGAGAAGGACTTGCATCccg GCCAAAGCTTCATCAACACCATCTTCGGCGCCGCCTTCCTTTCTCGTGCTGAAGTCGACACCGTGCCTTTCTCCTCCGACAAGCTTTCTGAGATACTACACCGCTTGAATGTTCTTCCCGGTTCCGACTTAGCCAAGGAAGTAAAGAAAAAGCTCAGCGACTGCGAGGCGGCTGCCTCGGAGGGAGAGCACAAGTTCTGCGCCACCTCACTGGAATCTATGGTCGACTTTGCGGTCTCCAAGCTAGAGACGCATGACCTTCAG GCTACGGGCTTCGAGTTGATTCGCTGCCCCCACGAGGCCTTCCCATACGCTGTGTATTATTGCGACTTGACCCGGGCTACCAAAGCCTTTGTCGTCACGCTGGTAGGTGAGGACGGGACGACCGCGGAGGCGGTGGCCGCATGCCACTGTCACACATTCGGATGGAGGTCCGTGTTCTTCAAGGTGCTTGGCGTGAAGCCTGGAACTCCCATCTGCCACTTCCACAAGACCACCTCGTCTGGAGACCGGTTCACAACGTTGCGTTGCACTACCAGTTAG
- the LOC103710927 gene encoding BURP domain-containing protein 3-like: MVFTDIKGGRPRVNRPYYPLYYSVASEIQFPSDPALFFLKKDLHPGSEMNPGLSFVSTISGAAFLSRAEVDTIPFSSDKLSEILHRLNVLPGSELAKEVNKTLSDCEAAASEGEHKFCATSLESMVDFATSKLETHDLQVSATTVRGNQETAPKQRYKVAPSGVQKAPGAKLVACHPEAYPHAVYYCHLTRATKAFVVTLVGEDGTTVEAVAACHSDTSKWRSVFFKVLGVKPGTPICHFLPQDHLVWSPVH; this comes from the coding sequence ATGGTATTTACAGACAtaaagggaggccgcccgagggTCAACCGGCCATACTATCCTTTATATTACTCCGTCGCCTCGGAGATTCAGTTCCCCAGCGACCCCGCGCTCTTCTTCCTGAAGAAGGACTTGCATCccggttctgagatgaatccgGGCCTAAGCTTCGTCAGCACCATCTCCGGCGCCGCCTTCCTTTCTCGTGCTGAAGTCGACACCATACCTTTCTCCTCCGACAAGCTTTCTGAGATACTACACCGCCTGAATGTTCTTCCCGGTTCCGAGTTAGCCAAGGAAGTAAACAAAACGCTCAGCGACTGCGAGGCGGCTGCCTCGGAGGGAGAGCACAAGTTCTGCGCCACCTCGCTGGAATCTATGGTCGACTTTGCGACCTCCAAGCTAGAGACGCATGACCTCCAGGTCTCGGCGACCACGGTGCGTGGAAACCAGGAGACTGCACCGAAGCAAAGGTATAAAGTTGCACCCTCGGGCGTGCAAAAGGCTCCGGGCGCCAAGTTGGTGGCCTGCCACCCCGAGGCCTACCCACACGCCGTGTATTATTGCCACTTGACCCGGGCTACCAAAGCCTTTGTCGTCACGCTGGTAGGGGAGGATGGGACGACCGTGGAGGCGGTGGCCGCATGCCACAGTGACACATCCAAATGGAGGTCCGTGTTCTTCAAGGTGCTTGGCGTGAAGCCTGGAACTCCCATCTGCCACTTCCTTCCACAAGACCACCTCGTCTGGAGTCCCGTTCACTAG
- the LOC120111602 gene encoding BURP domain-containing protein 5-like, whose protein sequence is MLHRLNVLPGSDLAKEVKKKLSDCEAAASEGEHKFCATSLESMVDFAVSKLETHDLQVSATAVRGKKETAPKQRYTVAPSGMQKATGFELIRCPREAFPYAVYYCDLTRATKAFVVTLVGEDGTTAEAVAACHCRTFGWRSVFFKVLGVKPGTPICHFHKTTSSGDRFTTLRCTTS, encoded by the coding sequence ATGCTACACCGCTTGAATGTTCTTCCCGGTTCCGACTTAGCCAAGGAAGTAAAGAAAAAGCTCAGCGACTGCGAGGCGGCTGCCTCGGAGGGAGAGCACAAGTTCTGCGCCACCTCACTGGAATCTATGGTCGACTTTGCGGTCTCCAAGCTAGAGACGCATGACCTTCAGGTCTCGGCGACCGCGGTGCGCGGCAAGAAGGAGACCGCACCGAAGCAAAGGTACACAGTTGCACCCTCGGGCATGCAAAAGGCTACGGGCTTCGAGTTGATTCGCTGCCCCCGCGAGGCCTTCCCATACGCTGTGTATTATTGCGACTTGACCCGGGCTACCAAAGCCTTTGTCGTCACGCTGGTAGGTGAGGACGGGACGACCGCGGAGGCGGTGGCCGCCTGCCACTGTCGCACATTCGGATGGAGGTCCGTGTTCTTCAAGGTGCTTGGCGTGAAGCCTGGAACTCCCATCTGCCACTTCCACAAGACCACCTCGTCTGGAGACCGGTTCACAACGTTGCGTTGCACTACCAGTTAG
- the LOC103710892 gene encoding BURP domain-containing protein 5-like, with protein sequence MDRIVSLLSLMVLVFAVSLSQAALPAEIYWRRVLPKSPMPRVIVELLHAQGGNVMVINPYRPLYYSVSTALQFPSDPTLFFLEKDLHPGAGMNPGLSFTRTLSGAAFIPRAQADGIPFSSDKLLEILHRLNVLPNSELAKEVKTTLSDCEEAAIEGEHKYCATSLESMVDFVLSELETDDVRAMATTVHGDMEAARKQQYTVAPSGVRRTPGTKLLTCHPEPYPHIVYYCHLTTATKAFLVTLVGRDGTAVEAVAACHSDTSNWKPVFFEVLGVKRGTPICHFLPQDHLIWTPAQ encoded by the exons ATGGATCGCATCGTGTCCTTGCTTTCATTAATGGTG CTCGTCTTCGCCGTATCACTTAGCCAGGCAGCTTTACCGGCTGAAATATATTGGCGCAGAGTCTTGCCCAAAAGTCCTATGCCGAGAGTTATCGTGGAACTCTTAC ATGCACAGGGAGGCAACGTGATGGTCATCAATCCTTATCGCCCTTTATATTACTCCGTTTCCACGGCGCTTCAGTTCCCCAGCGACCCAACCCTCTTCTTCCTGGAGAAAGACCTGCATCCTGGAGCTGGGATGAATCCAGGCCTAAGCTTCACCAGGACCCTCTCTGGCGCCGCGTTCATACCCCGCGCCCAAGCTGACGGAATACCCTTCTCCTCCGACAAGCTCCTCGAGATCCTCCACCGCCTGAACGTTCTTCCAAACTCCGAATTGGCCAAGGAAGTAAAGACAACGCTCAGCGACTGCGAGGAGGCCGCCATCGAGGGAGAGCACAAGTACTGCGCCACCTCGCTGGAATCCATGGTCGACTTCGTTCTATCCGAGCTTGAGACCGATGACGTCCGGGCCATGGCGACCACAGTGCACGGCGACATGGAGGCGGCGCGAAAGCAACAGTACACGGTTGCGCCATCGGGGGTGCGGAGAACTCCGGGCACCAAGTTGCTGACGTGCCACCCGGAGCCGTACCCGCACATCGTGTATTACTGCCACCTGACTACGGCCACCAAGGCGTTCCTCGTCACGCTGGTAGGGAGAGACGGGACCGCGGTGGAGGCGGTGGCGGCGTGCCACTCCGACACGTCCAACTGGAAGCCGGTGTTCTTCGAGGTGCTCGGAGTGAAGCGTGGAACTCCCATCTGCCACTTCCTTCCGCAAGATCACCTCATCTGGACTCCAGCTCAGTAG